A stretch of Pseudomonas taetrolens DNA encodes these proteins:
- the lon gene encoding endopeptidase La encodes MSDQQEFPDNTDEHSVEHVETEHTGGTELALPGQSLPDKVYIIPIHNRPFFPAQVLPVIVNEEPWAETLELVSQSDHHSLALFFMDTPPEDPRHFDTSSLPEYGTLVKVHHASRENGKLQFVAQGLTRVRIRTWLKHHRPPYLVEVEYPKEPKEPTDEVKAYGMALINAIKELLPLNPLYSEELKNYLNRFSPNDPSPLTDFAAALTSATGSELQEVLDCVPMLKRMEKVLPMLRKEVEVARLQKEISAEVNLKIGEHQREFFLKEQLKVIQQELGLTKDDRSADIEQFQQRLEGKTLPAQARKRIDDEMNKLSILETGSPEYAVTRNYLDWASSVPWGVLGKDKLDLKHARKVLDAHHAGLDDIKNRILEFLAVGAYKGSVNGSIVLLVGPPGVGKTSVGKSIAESLGRPFYRFSVGGMRDEAEIKGHRRTYIGAQPGKLVQALKDVEVMNPVIMLDEIDKMGQSFQGDPASALLETLDPEQNVDFLDHYLDLRLDLSKVLFVCTANTLDSIPGPLLDRMEVIRLSGYITEEKVAIAKRHLWPKQLEKAGVAKGSLSISDSALRAVIEGYAREAGVRQLEKQLGKLVRKAVVKLLDEPKSVIKIGPKDLEASLGMPVFRNEQVIGGTGVITGLAWTSMGGATLPIEATRIHTLNRGFKLTGQLGEVMKESAEIAYSYISANLKQFGGDPRFFDEAFVHLHVPEGATPKDGPSAGVTMASALLSLARNQPPKKGIAMTGELTLTGHVLPIGGVREKVIAARRQKVFELILPESNRGNFEELPEYLKEGITVHFAKRFTDVAKVLF; translated from the coding sequence ATGAGCGACCAGCAAGAATTTCCGGATAACACCGATGAGCACTCCGTAGAACACGTCGAAACCGAACACACAGGCGGTACCGAATTGGCCCTGCCCGGCCAGAGCCTGCCGGACAAGGTGTACATCATCCCGATTCATAACCGTCCGTTTTTCCCGGCTCAAGTGCTGCCGGTGATCGTCAATGAAGAACCCTGGGCCGAGACGCTTGAGCTGGTCAGCCAATCTGATCACCACTCTCTGGCACTGTTCTTCATGGACACGCCTCCTGAAGACCCTCGCCATTTCGACACGTCCAGCCTCCCCGAGTACGGCACGCTGGTGAAGGTACACCACGCCAGCCGTGAAAACGGCAAGTTGCAGTTCGTGGCCCAGGGCCTGACCCGCGTGCGCATCCGCACCTGGCTCAAGCATCATCGCCCGCCTTATCTGGTCGAAGTCGAGTACCCGAAAGAACCCAAAGAGCCGACTGACGAAGTCAAGGCCTACGGCATGGCGTTGATCAACGCGATCAAGGAGCTGTTGCCGCTGAATCCGCTCTACAGCGAAGAGCTGAAAAACTACCTCAATCGCTTCAGCCCTAACGACCCGTCGCCGCTGACCGACTTTGCCGCGGCGTTGACCTCGGCCACCGGCAGCGAGCTGCAGGAAGTGCTCGACTGCGTGCCCATGCTCAAACGCATGGAAAAAGTCCTGCCCATGCTGCGCAAGGAAGTCGAAGTCGCACGCCTGCAAAAAGAAATCTCCGCCGAGGTCAATCTCAAGATCGGCGAGCACCAGCGTGAGTTCTTCCTCAAGGAACAACTCAAGGTGATCCAGCAGGAACTGGGGCTGACCAAAGATGATCGCAGCGCGGACATAGAACAGTTCCAGCAACGCCTGGAAGGCAAAACCTTGCCGGCCCAGGCGCGCAAACGCATCGATGACGAAATGAACAAGCTGTCGATCCTTGAAACCGGATCGCCTGAATATGCCGTGACCCGCAATTATCTGGACTGGGCCTCGTCGGTGCCATGGGGGGTGCTGGGGAAGGACAAGCTTGACCTCAAGCATGCGCGCAAAGTCCTCGATGCTCACCACGCGGGGCTGGACGACATTAAAAACCGCATCCTCGAATTCCTCGCCGTGGGGGCTTACAAAGGCTCGGTGAACGGTTCGATTGTGCTGCTGGTGGGGCCGCCCGGTGTGGGCAAGACCAGTGTCGGCAAGTCCATTGCCGAGTCGCTGGGCCGACCGTTCTACCGTTTCAGCGTCGGCGGCATGCGCGACGAGGCCGAGATCAAGGGCCATCGCCGGACTTACATTGGCGCCCAACCGGGCAAGCTGGTGCAGGCACTTAAAGACGTCGAAGTGATGAACCCAGTGATCATGCTCGACGAAATCGACAAGATGGGCCAAAGCTTCCAGGGCGACCCTGCTTCGGCGCTGCTCGAAACCCTGGACCCGGAACAGAACGTCGACTTCCTCGACCACTACCTCGACCTGCGCCTTGACCTGTCGAAAGTGCTGTTTGTCTGCACCGCCAACACGCTGGATTCAATCCCCGGGCCCTTGCTCGACCGGATGGAAGTCATCCGCCTTTCGGGTTACATCACCGAAGAGAAGGTGGCGATTGCCAAGCGTCATCTGTGGCCCAAGCAGCTGGAGAAAGCCGGTGTAGCCAAAGGTAGCCTGAGCATCAGCGACAGCGCTCTGCGCGCGGTGATCGAGGGTTATGCCCGTGAAGCCGGGGTGCGCCAGCTTGAGAAGCAATTGGGCAAGCTGGTGCGTAAAGCCGTGGTCAAGCTCCTGGACGAGCCCAAGTCGGTGATCAAGATCGGCCCCAAAGACCTCGAAGCCTCCCTCGGCATGCCCGTGTTCCGTAACGAGCAAGTGATCGGTGGCACCGGGGTCATTACCGGCCTGGCCTGGACCAGCATGGGCGGTGCAACCTTACCGATCGAAGCGACCCGTATTCACACCCTCAATCGCGGTTTCAAGCTGACCGGGCAATTGGGCGAAGTGATGAAGGAGTCTGCCGAAATCGCTTACAGCTATATCAGCGCCAACCTCAAGCAATTTGGCGGAGACCCGCGATTCTTCGACGAGGCCTTCGTGCACTTGCACGTGCCGGAAGGTGCAACGCCAAAAGACGGCCCGAGTGCGGGTGTCACCATGGCCAGCGCCCTGCTCTCACTGGCACGCAATCAACCACCGAAGAAAGGCATCGCCATGACCGGCGAACTGACCTTGACCGGGCACGTGCTGCCGATTGGTGGCGTGCGCGAAAAGGTGATTGCCGCACGTCGCCAGAAAGTCTTCGAGTTGATCCTGCCCGAATCCAACCGCGGCAACTTTGAAGAACTGCCCGAGTACTTGAAAGAAGGCATCACCGTGCACTTTGCCAAACGCTTTACCGACGTGGCCAAAGTGTTGTTTTAA
- the guaB gene encoding IMP dehydrogenase has product MLRISQEALTFDDILLVPGYSEVLPNEVSLKTRLTRGIELNIPLVSAAMDTVTEARLAIAMAQEGGIGIIHKNMTIEQQAHEVRKVKRYEAGVVKEPITIEADATVRELFELTRLHNISGVPVLHNGDLVGIVTSRDVRFENRLEATVREVMTPKERLVTVKEGADKDEARELLHKHRIERVLIVDDNFALKGMMTVNDIEKAKAYPLASKDDQGRLRVGAAVGTGKDTADRVAALVAAGVDVVVVDTAHGHSKGVIDRVRWVKQTFPDVQVIGGNIATGAAAKALAEAGADAVKVGIGPGSICTTRIVAGVGVPQISAIANVAAALEGTGVPLIADGGIRFSGDLSKAIVAGASCVMMGSMFAGTEEAPGEIELFQGRSYKAYRGMGSLGAMSQSQGSSDRYFQDSSAGAEKLVPEGIEGRVPYKGSLTAIVHQLMGGLRSSMGYTGSADIEQMRTQPEFVRITGAGMAESHVHDVQITKEAPNYRVG; this is encoded by the coding sequence ATGCTGCGTATCAGCCAAGAAGCACTCACATTCGATGACATCCTTCTCGTCCCCGGTTATTCCGAGGTTCTCCCGAACGAAGTCAGCCTCAAGACTCGTTTGACCCGTGGCATTGAACTGAATATTCCGCTGGTTTCCGCTGCAATGGACACCGTAACTGAAGCCCGTCTGGCAATCGCCATGGCTCAGGAAGGCGGTATCGGCATCATCCACAAGAACATGACCATCGAGCAGCAAGCTCACGAAGTTCGCAAGGTCAAGCGTTACGAAGCCGGTGTCGTCAAGGAACCGATCACGATCGAGGCTGATGCCACGGTACGTGAATTGTTCGAACTGACCCGCCTGCACAACATCTCCGGCGTACCTGTACTGCACAATGGCGACCTGGTCGGCATCGTGACGTCCCGTGACGTGCGTTTCGAAAACCGTCTGGAAGCCACCGTACGTGAAGTGATGACGCCTAAAGAACGTCTGGTCACGGTCAAGGAAGGCGCTGACAAGGACGAAGCCCGCGAGCTGTTGCACAAGCACCGTATCGAGCGCGTACTGATCGTCGACGACAATTTCGCCCTCAAAGGCATGATGACCGTCAACGACATCGAAAAAGCCAAGGCTTACCCGCTGGCCAGCAAGGACGACCAAGGTCGTCTGCGCGTAGGCGCTGCGGTCGGTACCGGCAAGGACACGGCTGATCGTGTGGCCGCCCTCGTGGCTGCCGGCGTTGATGTGGTGGTTGTCGACACTGCTCACGGTCACTCCAAAGGCGTGATCGACCGCGTTCGCTGGGTCAAGCAGACCTTCCCTGACGTTCAGGTGATCGGCGGCAATATCGCGACTGGCGCTGCTGCCAAGGCGCTGGCCGAAGCCGGTGCCGATGCCGTCAAGGTCGGTATCGGTCCGGGTTCGATCTGCACCACGCGTATTGTTGCGGGTGTCGGCGTTCCTCAGATCAGCGCGATTGCCAATGTAGCCGCTGCCCTTGAGGGCACAGGCGTACCGTTGATCGCTGACGGCGGCATCCGTTTCTCGGGTGACTTGTCCAAGGCCATCGTGGCTGGCGCTTCTTGCGTCATGATGGGTTCGATGTTTGCCGGTACTGAAGAAGCCCCGGGCGAGATCGAGCTGTTCCAGGGCCGTTCGTACAAGGCTTACCGCGGTATGGGTTCGCTGGGTGCGATGTCGCAATCCCAGGGTTCCTCCGACCGTTACTTCCAGGACTCCTCTGCGGGTGCCGAGAAGCTGGTGCCGGAAGGCATCGAAGGTCGCGTGCCGTACAAAGGCTCGCTGACCGCGATTGTGCACCAACTGATGGGCGGTCTGCGTTCCTCGATGGGCTACACCGGCAGTGCCGATATCGAGCAAATGCGTACCCAGCCCGAGTTCGTGCGCATCACCGGCGCTGGCATGGCTGAATCCCACGTCCACGACGTGCAGATCACCAAGGAAGCTCCAAACTATCGCGTAGGTTGA
- the guaA gene encoding glutamine-hydrolyzing GMP synthase yields MALDIHAHRILILDFGSQYTQLIARRVREIGVYCELHPFDMDDAAIREFAPKGIILAGGPESVHEADSPRAPQAVFDLGVPVFGICYGMQTMAEQLGGKVEGSELREFGYARVDVVGKSRLLDGIEDHIDADGLYGLDVWMSHGDKVTRMPADFSILASTPSCPIAGMYNDARGYYGVQFHPEVTHTKQGGRILSRFILDICGCEALWTPSKIAEDAIASVRAQVGTDNVLLGLSGGVDSSVVAALLHKAIGDQLTCVFVDNGLLRLHEGEQVMAMFAENMGVKVIRANAADQFLNNLAGESDPEKKRKIIGRTFIDVFDAESCKLDNIKYLAQGTIYPDVIESAGAKSGKAHVIKSHHNVGGLPDEMNLKLVEPLRELFKDEVRRLGLELGLPYDMVYRHPFPGPGLGVRILGEVKKEYADLLRRADHIFIEELRKADWYHKVSQAFVVFQPVKSVGVVGDGRRYAWVVALRAVETIDFMTARWAHLPYELLETVSGRIINEIEGISRVTYDVSSKPPATIEWE; encoded by the coding sequence ATGGCCCTCGACATTCACGCTCACCGTATCCTGATCCTCGACTTCGGTTCCCAGTACACCCAACTGATCGCCCGCCGCGTACGGGAAATCGGTGTTTACTGCGAACTGCACCCGTTCGACATGGATGACGCAGCGATTCGCGAGTTCGCTCCCAAAGGGATCATTCTCGCTGGCGGCCCGGAATCCGTGCACGAAGCCGATAGCCCGCGCGCGCCACAAGCTGTATTTGATCTGGGCGTGCCGGTATTCGGTATCTGCTACGGCATGCAGACCATGGCTGAACAGCTGGGTGGCAAGGTTGAAGGCTCCGAGCTGCGTGAGTTCGGTTATGCCCGCGTAGACGTGGTTGGCAAAAGCCGCCTGCTCGACGGCATCGAAGACCACATCGACGCTGACGGCCTGTATGGCCTGGACGTGTGGATGAGCCACGGTGACAAGGTCACCAGGATGCCTGCAGACTTCAGCATCCTCGCCAGCACCCCGAGCTGCCCGATCGCCGGCATGTACAACGATGCCCGTGGCTACTACGGCGTGCAGTTCCACCCGGAAGTGACCCACACCAAGCAGGGTGGTCGCATCCTGTCGCGCTTTATCCTCGATATCTGCGGCTGTGAAGCGCTGTGGACACCGTCGAAAATCGCTGAAGACGCCATCGCCAGCGTTCGTGCCCAGGTGGGTACCGACAACGTCTTGCTGGGTCTGTCCGGCGGCGTTGACTCTTCGGTTGTGGCTGCCTTGCTGCACAAGGCCATCGGCGACCAGTTGACCTGCGTATTCGTGGACAACGGTCTGCTGCGACTGCACGAAGGTGAGCAAGTGATGGCCATGTTCGCAGAGAACATGGGCGTCAAAGTGATTCGCGCCAACGCGGCTGATCAGTTCCTGAACAACCTGGCTGGCGAAAGCGACCCGGAGAAGAAGCGCAAGATCATCGGTCGCACCTTCATCGACGTATTCGATGCCGAATCCTGCAAGCTGGACAACATCAAGTACCTGGCCCAGGGCACCATTTACCCGGACGTGATCGAGTCGGCTGGCGCCAAAAGCGGCAAGGCTCACGTGATCAAGTCGCACCACAACGTGGGTGGCTTGCCGGACGAAATGAACCTCAAGCTGGTTGAGCCACTGCGTGAGCTGTTCAAGGACGAAGTCCGTCGTCTGGGTCTGGAACTGGGCCTGCCGTACGACATGGTCTACCGTCACCCGTTCCCGGGCCCGGGTCTGGGCGTTCGTATCCTGGGTGAAGTGAAGAAGGAATACGCCGACCTGCTGCGTCGTGCTGACCACATCTTCATCGAAGAACTGCGTAAAGCCGACTGGTACCACAAGGTCAGCCAGGCATTCGTGGTGTTCCAGCCGGTCAAGTCGGTTGGCGTTGTAGGCGATGGCCGTCGTTACGCTTGGGTTGTTGCCCTGCGTGCCGTTGAAACCATCGACTTCATGACAGCGCGTTGGGCTCACCTGCCTTACGAGCTGCTTGAAACCGTCAGCGGTCGAATCATCAATGAGATCGAAGGCATCTCCCGCGTCACCTACGACGTGTCGAGCAAGCCACCGGCAACGATTGAGTGGGAATAA
- a CDS encoding protease inhibitor I42 family protein, which yields MSPARLLTLFSLSLLAACAHEPAHNMTVEEQSDCPIQLHTGQNLILSLPSNPTTGYRWAIQDSAGGVLRSLGPEVYTSSDNGQLLGSGGQSTWRFRAFAAGNGRLRLTYQQPWEPEAEPARTFDCPITVN from the coding sequence ATGTCCCCCGCACGCCTACTCACCCTGTTCAGCCTCAGCCTGCTGGCGGCCTGCGCGCATGAACCTGCGCACAACATGACCGTTGAAGAACAAAGCGATTGCCCGATACAACTGCATACAGGGCAAAACCTGATCCTGTCATTGCCCAGCAATCCCACCACCGGGTATCGCTGGGCCATTCAGGACTCTGCGGGGGGTGTATTGCGCAGCCTTGGCCCCGAGGTCTATACCAGCAGCGACAACGGGCAATTGCTTGGCAGTGGCGGGCAATCCACCTGGCGCTTCCGGGCATTTGCCGCTGGCAACGGGCGGTTGCGCCTGACCTATCAGCAGCCCTGGGAACCTGAAGCCGAACCGGCACGAACCTTTGACTGCCCGATCACGGTGAACTGA
- a CDS encoding multicopper oxidase family protein, which produces MSFTRRQILGGLAGLVVVGVGAGGASRYWLGKRADAQAGHDYELIAAPLDVELVPGHQTQAWAFGPSAPGTELRVRQGEWLRVRFINHLPVATTIHWHGIRLPLEMDGVPYVSQLPVLPGEYFDYKFRVPDAGSFWYHPHVNSSEELGRGLVGPLIVEERDATGFKHERTLSIKNWHVDEEGGFMPFSITREAARGGTAGRLSTINGRHVPTIELPAGQITRVRILNLDNTLTYRLNMPGVEAKIYALDGNPIEPRPLGKEYWLGPGMRICLAIKAPAAGEELSLRDGPVRLGTLRSVASNEAAAEWPPALPANPIAEPDVANAEKLNFNFEWVGSVSTNLGADQPPSLWQINGVAWDIKDKTCADRPIARLKLGQSYIFELKNMTQYQHPIHLHGMSFKVLASNRKKIIPYFTDTYLLGKNERARVALVADNPGVWMFHCHVIDHMETGLMAAIEVS; this is translated from the coding sequence ATGTCCTTTACCCGTCGACAAATACTCGGTGGATTGGCCGGCCTGGTAGTGGTGGGTGTTGGCGCAGGAGGCGCTTCGCGTTACTGGTTGGGCAAGAGGGCCGATGCCCAGGCCGGTCACGATTATGAGCTGATTGCGGCGCCGCTCGATGTCGAGCTGGTGCCCGGTCATCAGACCCAGGCCTGGGCTTTCGGCCCTTCGGCACCCGGGACTGAATTGCGCGTTCGGCAGGGCGAATGGTTGCGGGTGCGCTTTATCAACCATTTGCCGGTTGCGACCACGATCCACTGGCATGGTATCCGATTACCCCTGGAAATGGATGGCGTGCCGTATGTGTCGCAGTTGCCGGTCTTGCCGGGTGAGTACTTCGATTACAAATTCCGGGTGCCGGATGCAGGCAGCTTCTGGTATCACCCGCACGTCAACAGCAGTGAAGAGCTGGGGCGTGGCCTGGTCGGGCCGTTGATCGTAGAAGAGCGCGACGCCACAGGCTTCAAGCATGAGCGCACGCTGAGCATTAAGAACTGGCATGTGGATGAGGAGGGCGGCTTTATGCCGTTCAGCATCACCCGTGAAGCTGCGCGTGGCGGTACGGCGGGGCGTTTGTCGACGATTAACGGCCGTCATGTGCCGACCATTGAGTTGCCTGCCGGGCAGATCACGCGTGTGCGGATCCTTAACCTCGACAATACCTTGACCTATCGCCTGAATATGCCGGGTGTCGAGGCCAAGATCTACGCGTTGGACGGTAACCCCATTGAGCCACGGCCGCTGGGCAAGGAATACTGGCTTGGCCCGGGTATGCGGATCTGCCTGGCGATCAAGGCGCCGGCTGCCGGTGAGGAATTGTCACTGCGCGATGGCCCGGTACGCTTGGGCACGCTGCGCTCGGTGGCGAGCAATGAGGCTGCGGCTGAATGGCCGCCCGCGCTACCGGCCAACCCGATTGCCGAACCGGATGTGGCCAATGCCGAGAAGCTGAACTTCAACTTTGAATGGGTCGGTTCGGTCTCGACGAATCTGGGCGCGGATCAACCACCCAGCCTGTGGCAGATCAATGGCGTCGCCTGGGACATCAAGGACAAGACATGCGCCGATCGGCCGATCGCCAGGCTCAAGCTGGGGCAGAGCTACATCTTCGAGTTGAAGAACATGACCCAGTACCAGCACCCGATCCATTTGCACGGCATGAGCTTCAAGGTGCTGGCGTCCAATCGTAAAAAAATCATCCCGTACTTTACGGACACCTACCTGCTGGGTAAAAACGAGCGTGCCCGTGTGGCGCTGGTGGCGGATAATCCCGGCGTGTGGATGTTCCACTGCCATGTGATTGACCACATGGAAACCGGCCTGATGGCCGCTATTGAGGTTTCCTGA
- the cmoA gene encoding carboxy-S-adenosyl-L-methionine synthase CmoA encodes MSKEPDRIFAQPLAQVPDFAFNEDVVRVFPDMIKRSVPGYPTIVENLGVLAAQFAQPNSVLYDLGSSLGAVTQALRRHVRSEGCKVIAVDNSAAMVERCREYLNAQNSMFQELLPVEVIEGDILALAFEPASVVALNFTLQFIAPEERLALLGRIRQSLLPGGALILSEKLRFSDPEEHALLTDLHVAFKRANGYSDLEIAQKRSAIENVMKPDSLEEHCERLLAAGFSKVVPWFQCLNFASLIALP; translated from the coding sequence GTGAGCAAAGAACCCGACCGTATTTTCGCCCAGCCCCTGGCCCAAGTGCCGGACTTCGCCTTTAACGAAGACGTGGTGCGGGTGTTCCCGGACATGATCAAGCGCTCGGTGCCCGGCTATCCGACCATTGTCGAAAACCTCGGGGTACTGGCGGCTCAGTTCGCCCAGCCCAACAGCGTGCTGTACGACCTGGGCAGTTCTCTGGGTGCCGTCACCCAGGCGCTGCGCAGGCATGTGCGCAGCGAAGGCTGCAAGGTGATTGCAGTCGACAACTCGGCTGCAATGGTTGAACGCTGCCGCGAGTACCTCAACGCCCAAAACTCGATGTTCCAGGAGCTATTGCCGGTCGAGGTCATTGAAGGTGACATTCTGGCGCTGGCATTCGAGCCCGCCTCAGTGGTGGCGTTGAACTTCACCCTGCAATTCATTGCACCCGAGGAGCGCCTGGCGCTGCTGGGCCGCATTCGCCAGTCGTTGCTGCCGGGCGGAGCCCTGATCCTCTCGGAGAAGCTGCGCTTCAGTGATCCTGAAGAACATGCGCTGCTCACCGACCTGCACGTCGCGTTCAAACGCGCCAATGGCTACAGCGATCTCGAGATCGCGCAAAAGCGCAGCGCCATCGAAAACGTCATGAAGCCCGACAGCCTCGAAGAACACTGCGAACGCCTGCTGGCTGCCGGGTTCTCGAAAGTCGTGCCGTGGTTCCAGTGTCTAAACTTTGCCTCGTTGATTGCCTTGCCATGA
- the tadA gene encoding tRNA adenosine(34) deaminase TadA has protein sequence MRQGRQPRIIDRSRDQDFMREALTLAAQGAALGEVPVGAVLVQDGEIIGRGFNCPISGSDPSAHAEMVAIRAAAAAASNYRLPGSTLYVTLEPCSMCAGLIVHSRVARVVYGALEPKAGIVQSQGQFFTQGFLNHRVLFEGGVLAEECGAILSEFFKARRAKP, from the coding sequence ATGCGACAAGGGCGTCAACCCCGGATCATCGACCGCAGCCGCGATCAAGACTTTATGCGCGAAGCACTGACCCTGGCCGCTCAAGGTGCGGCACTGGGTGAAGTGCCGGTGGGCGCGGTGCTGGTGCAAGACGGTGAAATCATCGGACGGGGCTTTAATTGCCCCATCAGCGGCAGTGATCCCAGCGCCCATGCGGAAATGGTCGCCATTCGGGCTGCCGCCGCTGCGGCCAGCAATTATCGGCTGCCCGGCAGCACGCTGTACGTGACGCTGGAGCCTTGCAGCATGTGTGCGGGCCTGATTGTGCATTCACGGGTGGCACGCGTGGTCTACGGCGCCCTGGAGCCCAAGGCGGGAATTGTGCAAAGTCAGGGGCAGTTCTTCACCCAGGGGTTTCTCAATCATCGGGTGTTGTTTGAAGGCGGAGTGCTGGCTGAAGAATGCGGTGCCATCCTCAGCGAATTCTTCAAGGCGCGTCGAGCCAAACCTTAA
- a CDS encoding lysoplasmalogenase, translating to MGWLILAVMGAAAYLYGLSLHATLLCLLSKPVPVLALLGWLQDAPPTLYRRWISIGLLFSLLGDILLAWPADLFVFGLGAFLFAHLAYLKAYLVDCRRAALLPLALALIAGGSLFSVMASHGLGELLIPVGVYALAISAMLWRALARLTPGSGVPRASAWLAAAGALAFVISDSLIGIDRFVHPFSTAPYLIILSYWLGQWSIAASVFTQSKR from the coding sequence ATGGGCTGGCTGATACTCGCCGTCATGGGTGCTGCGGCCTACCTTTATGGCCTGAGCCTGCATGCCACGCTCCTGTGTTTGCTGAGTAAACCGGTGCCGGTGCTGGCTCTGCTCGGCTGGCTGCAGGATGCACCGCCCACGCTCTATCGGCGCTGGATCAGCATTGGCCTGCTGTTTTCCCTGCTCGGCGATATTCTGCTGGCATGGCCCGCGGACCTGTTTGTGTTCGGGCTGGGGGCATTTCTGTTTGCCCATCTGGCCTACCTCAAGGCGTACCTGGTGGACTGTCGCCGGGCCGCCCTGTTGCCGCTGGCACTGGCGCTGATTGCCGGAGGCAGTCTGTTCAGTGTCATGGCCAGCCACGGGCTTGGCGAGTTATTGATCCCCGTCGGCGTCTACGCCCTGGCCATCAGCGCCATGCTCTGGCGCGCCCTGGCCCGACTGACGCCAGGGAGCGGCGTGCCGCGGGCTTCGGCCTGGCTGGCGGCCGCAGGCGCCCTGGCGTTTGTCATCTCGGACAGCCTGATTGGCATCGATCGCTTTGTGCATCCGTTCAGCACTGCGCCGTACCTGATCATCCTCAGCTACTGGCTCGGCCAATGGAGCATTGCCGCCTCAGTGTTTACCCAGAGCAAGCGCTGA
- the cmoB gene encoding tRNA 5-methoxyuridine(34)/uridine 5-oxyacetic acid(34) synthase CmoB — MIDLSPLARRLAGTPLAEWANTLQAQLDSKMEKGHGDLERWQSALNALPKVKPSKIDLVNGLTLDTDCDDETRAQMRSALMGLSPWRKGPFDLFGVHVDTEWHSDWKWSRVAPHIDLKGKRILDVGCGNGYYMWRMLGAGAHSVIGVDPNWLFFCQFQAVQGFLQQEAAWHLPFPFEDLPPNLEGFDTVFSMGVFYHRRSPIEHLLALKDCLVKGGELVLETLVIEGDVNQVLVPEDRYAQMRNVWFLPSIPALERWLRRAGFSDVRCVDVSVTTVEEQRATEWMKFQSLSDYLDPNDHSKTIEGLPAPMRAVIVAKK, encoded by the coding sequence ATGATTGATCTCTCCCCGCTCGCCCGGCGTCTGGCCGGTACCCCACTGGCTGAATGGGCCAACACCCTGCAAGCGCAGCTCGACAGCAAAATGGAGAAAGGTCACGGTGATCTGGAACGCTGGCAGAGCGCACTGAATGCATTGCCCAAGGTCAAGCCGAGCAAGATCGACCTGGTCAATGGCCTGACCCTGGACACCGATTGCGACGATGAAACCCGCGCGCAGATGCGCAGTGCACTGATGGGGCTGTCGCCGTGGCGCAAAGGCCCGTTCGACCTGTTCGGCGTGCATGTCGATACGGAATGGCACTCGGACTGGAAATGGTCACGGGTCGCACCGCATATCGACCTCAAAGGCAAACGCATCCTCGATGTCGGTTGCGGTAACGGCTACTACATGTGGCGCATGCTCGGTGCTGGCGCCCACAGCGTCATCGGCGTCGATCCCAACTGGTTGTTCTTCTGCCAGTTCCAGGCGGTCCAGGGCTTTTTGCAGCAAGAAGCCGCCTGGCACCTGCCCTTCCCGTTTGAAGACCTGCCGCCCAACCTGGAGGGTTTCGACACCGTATTTTCCATGGGCGTGTTCTACCACCGCCGGTCACCGATCGAGCATTTGCTCGCGCTCAAAGACTGCCTGGTCAAAGGCGGCGAACTGGTGCTGGAAACCCTGGTGATTGAAGGTGACGTGAATCAGGTGCTAGTCCCTGAAGACCGTTACGCGCAAATGCGCAACGTGTGGTTCCTGCCCTCGATCCCTGCACTGGAGCGCTGGCTGCGCCGCGCCGGATTCAGCGATGTACGCTGTGTCGACGTGAGCGTCACCACAGTGGAAGAACAACGGGCCACCGAGTGGATGAAATTCCAGTCGCTCAGCGACTACCTCGACCCGAACGACCACAGCAAGACAATCGAAGGCTTGCCGGCCCCGATGCGTGCAGTGATTGTCGCAAAGAAATAA